Part of the Streptomyces sp. NBC_01460 genome, GTGATGCTCCCTCAGTTGAGGGACTGGCCGCCGCGGGCGCGTAACCGCAGGGCGCGCAGCACGGCTTCGGTCGAGAAACGGCTCTCCGGGTCGGTGAGCTGATCTCCGAAGATGGCCTCCAGACTGCGCATCCGGTAACGGACCGTCTGGGGGTGGACGTCCAGCAACTCGCCCATCTGCGCCGCGGTGCCGCGCGTGTCGAGCCAGATCCGCAAGGTCTCGATCAGTCGCTCGCGCCGTGTGGCGCTGATGCCGGAGACGGGGGACAGTTCGCGCTCGGCGAGCTGGTCGAGGAGGACGGGGTCGGAGAGGAGCCACAGCGTGGTGAGGTGGTCCTCGCAGAGGATGACCGGTGCGTCGTCGATGACCCCCGCGTCGACCAGTTCGAGTACGCGGCGTGCCCAACGGATCGAGTCCGAGGCGAGCGCGGTCGGCACGGTCAGCCCGATCGCCGCGCCACCGCCGGGAATCGTCCGGTCGAGCATCTCCCTGCGCGTGTCGTTCATCGGGCCGGGGATCAGCAGATGCGGCTGCGGATCGGCGGGGTCGATCAGGACGTCGTGGTCCGCGCTGATCCGGTCCACGCCGGACGGAGCGCGTACGGCGACGAGCGTGACCTGCTCGGGCAGTGTCCAGCCGGTCTGCTCGCACAGCTCGGCGATGGCGCTGCGGG contains:
- a CDS encoding helix-turn-helix domain-containing protein, whose translation is MPRLIQPLDTGDPLGPLPQEFAAIMRPELPSLIKEIGMEVTRAYPEYARLLNGPNGASIRMGVEQSLSSFVDLVAEPTSPTVLRDDMCRRFGRFEAYEGRTMDALQGAYRLGARVALRRAKKVGRSYNFSPALMLSFADALFAYVDELESLSREGYLEVQAQSDQQGEAVRRRLLHLILTGRPVPRSAIAELCEQTGWTLPEQVTLVAVRAPSGVDRISADHDVLIDPADPQPHLLIPGPMNDTRREMLDRTIPGGGAAIGLTVPTALASDSIRWARRVLELVDAGVIDDAPVILCEDHLTTLWLLSDPVLLDQLAERELSPVSGISATRRERLIETLRIWLDTRGTAAQMGELLDVHPQTVRYRMRSLEAIFGDQLTDPESRFSTEAVLRALRLRARGGQSLN